The following proteins come from a genomic window of Longimicrobium sp.:
- a CDS encoding tetratricopeptide repeat protein, whose protein sequence is MLPVPESTLRPLRGVAGDISALRGGTASPGALVRVARAAESTLRRVLRDDPTAPVELRLRALSPDDLSTDELLAELRRRDRLSLELAAGVHELGAVAARVSEGAEPSVRDFEMARTVADGLERHLLSAPAAPAPLLEDPVLAEEAEAPIPAHDDATRVHTVPRDRGRRPLAFLAGAAGIAAIVLLAAWAVSGNRGGDLERADRLVREGKIATAAQELREYANARPEDPEGRLRLAAVYREAGRREDALKELRAGLVSHTEDAGLNSELGHLLLDSGKPLEAVRAFRLAIKSDRENERAWVGLVRALREAGLGRDAEQAREGAPVAVRELVPRALPEIPAAPAATPQGQLPAAP, encoded by the coding sequence GTGCTTCCCGTTCCCGAGAGCACCCTGCGCCCGCTGCGCGGCGTCGCGGGCGACATCAGCGCACTGCGCGGCGGCACGGCCAGCCCCGGCGCCCTGGTGCGCGTGGCCCGCGCCGCCGAGAGCACCCTGCGCCGCGTGCTGCGCGACGATCCCACCGCGCCCGTGGAGCTGCGGCTGCGCGCCCTCTCCCCCGACGACCTCTCGACCGACGAACTGCTGGCCGAGCTGCGCCGCCGCGACCGCCTGTCGCTGGAGCTGGCGGCGGGCGTGCACGAGCTGGGCGCCGTCGCCGCGCGCGTGTCTGAGGGCGCGGAGCCGAGCGTGCGCGACTTCGAGATGGCCCGCACGGTGGCCGACGGGCTGGAGCGCCACCTTCTTTCCGCGCCCGCCGCGCCGGCCCCGCTGCTGGAGGACCCCGTGCTCGCTGAAGAGGCAGAGGCGCCGATCCCGGCCCACGACGACGCCACCCGCGTGCACACCGTCCCGCGCGACCGGGGGCGCAGGCCGCTGGCGTTTCTGGCGGGCGCGGCGGGAATCGCGGCCATCGTGCTCCTTGCCGCCTGGGCCGTGAGCGGCAACCGCGGCGGCGACCTGGAGCGCGCCGACCGGCTGGTGCGCGAGGGAAAGATCGCGACCGCCGCCCAGGAGCTTCGTGAGTACGCCAACGCCCGCCCGGAGGACCCGGAGGGGCGTTTGCGCCTGGCTGCGGTGTATCGCGAGGCAGGCCGTCGAGAGGATGCCCTCAAGGAGCTCCGCGCCGGGCTCGTGTCCCACACGGAGGACGCGGGACTCAACTCGGAACTCGGGCACCTCCTGCTCGACTCGGGCAAGCCGCTTGAGGCAGTTCGCGCTTTCCGACTCGCCATCAAATCGGACAGGGAGAACGAGCGCGCTTGGGTCGGTCTCGTGCGGGCGTTGCGCGAGGCGGGGCTCGGGCGGGACGCGGAGCAGGCGCGCGAGGGTGCGCCGGTGGCGGTGCGCGAGCTGGTGCCACGCGCGCTCCCCGAGATCCCGGCCGCGCCCGCCGCCACGCCGCAGGGCCAGCTTCCCGCGGCCCCCTGA